Proteins encoded within one genomic window of Phototrophicus methaneseepsis:
- a CDS encoding DUF368 domain-containing protein, whose product MANTDVNPSTDEHIMRDLSHPRTFFEYARLFFSGFAMGAADVVPGVSGGTMAFILGVYETLIDAIKSFNLRAAQLALKLQFDELFNKHIPIRFLLALGLGILTAVFFLASLLEGALESSPTYVFAFFAGLILASIIAVGAKVEWSAGAFIALIIGAVAAFIIVGLPSLGDQLGHTFPVLFVSGMIAICAMILPGISGSFILLILGQYQFILGAVKDRDIVSILAVGLGAVIGIVAFSRVLSWLLKNYENVTIAVLVGFMAGSLRLIVHRMFNAVTEVDGQEITSAIQVDGTMLVISIVLIVLGFILVTVIDHFQSRSNPVMRLFGR is encoded by the coding sequence ATGGCAAACACAGATGTCAATCCGTCTACCGATGAGCATATCATGCGCGATCTTTCGCACCCGCGTACATTTTTTGAATACGCGCGCCTTTTCTTCTCTGGCTTTGCCATGGGGGCTGCTGATGTGGTGCCGGGTGTTTCCGGCGGTACAATGGCTTTTATCCTGGGTGTGTATGAAACACTGATTGATGCGATTAAGTCATTTAATTTGCGCGCCGCCCAACTCGCGCTGAAGCTTCAGTTTGACGAGTTGTTCAACAAGCATATCCCGATTCGCTTTTTGCTGGCTTTGGGGCTGGGTATCTTAACGGCTGTTTTCTTCCTGGCGAGTTTGCTGGAAGGCGCTTTAGAGAGTTCGCCGACGTATGTCTTTGCTTTTTTCGCGGGCCTCATCCTGGCGTCGATTATCGCCGTAGGAGCTAAGGTTGAATGGTCCGCTGGCGCTTTTATTGCCTTGATCATTGGCGCAGTTGCTGCCTTTATCATTGTAGGGTTGCCTTCTCTGGGTGACCAGTTGGGGCATACGTTCCCTGTGCTGTTCGTCAGCGGGATGATCGCAATCTGCGCTATGATTTTGCCAGGTATCAGTGGGTCGTTTATCCTGCTCATCCTGGGGCAGTATCAGTTTATCCTCGGCGCTGTGAAAGACCGTGATATCGTCAGTATCCTGGCTGTTGGCCTTGGCGCTGTGATCGGCATTGTTGCATTCTCTCGCGTTTTGAGTTGGCTGCTCAAGAATTACGAGAATGTCACGATTGCCGTGCTGGTGGGTTTCATGGCCGGGTCGCTGCGTCTGATTGTGCATCGTATGTTCAATGCGGTTACTGAGGTGGATGGACAGGAAATCACAAGCGCAATTCAGGTTGATGGCACCATGCTGGTAATTTCGATTGTGCTGATTGTGCTTGGGTTTATCCTCGTGACGGTAATTGATCACTTCCAGAGCCGCTCAAACCCGGTGATGCGTTTATTCGGACGTTAA
- a CDS encoding isoaspartyl peptidase/L-asparaginase family protein: MKPSLIVHGGAWDWSDDKDSPILAAMQEATRIGWQLLQAGSSAMDAVEKAVNYLEDHPLFDAGTGSHLNANGIVEMDALLINGDGPDFGAVAAVTQIQHPITLARHVLENTRHNFFVGAGADELAQRLGLPIIANEMLVTEAERDFFNRSKTATGPDTVGAVAIDHTGSIAVATSTGGTPHKPAGRVGDSPMFGAGGYADSRFGGAGATGYGEQSMRLLLSKAVVDQIASGKSAQAAAEAAISQSKQLIDDLKVGVIAIDSQGRIGAAHSTAKIALSWVDEHGQIQVRVKLPPVGEAG, translated from the coding sequence ATGAAACCTAGCCTGATTGTCCACGGCGGTGCCTGGGATTGGTCAGATGACAAAGACAGCCCCATTCTGGCAGCTATGCAAGAAGCAACCCGTATCGGCTGGCAGCTATTGCAGGCGGGTAGCAGCGCGATGGATGCCGTTGAAAAAGCCGTGAATTATTTGGAAGATCACCCCCTCTTCGACGCAGGGACTGGCAGCCACCTTAATGCAAATGGCATTGTGGAGATGGATGCGCTTCTGATCAATGGGGATGGCCCGGATTTTGGCGCGGTAGCTGCAGTCACGCAGATCCAACACCCGATTACCCTTGCAAGACACGTCCTAGAGAATACACGCCATAATTTCTTTGTGGGGGCTGGGGCAGATGAACTGGCACAACGGCTCGGATTGCCAATAATTGCAAATGAAATGCTGGTTACAGAAGCAGAACGCGATTTTTTTAATCGCAGTAAAACAGCTACGGGGCCGGATACCGTTGGTGCTGTTGCCATTGACCATACGGGCAGTATCGCTGTCGCCACATCTACAGGCGGCACACCGCATAAACCAGCCGGGCGCGTAGGAGATTCCCCCATGTTCGGGGCGGGTGGCTATGCCGATAGCCGCTTTGGTGGCGCGGGCGCAACAGGCTATGGTGAACAGAGTATGCGCCTCTTGCTGTCGAAGGCTGTAGTTGACCAGATAGCGAGCGGTAAATCCGCCCAGGCAGCCGCAGAAGCAGCCATCTCCCAGAGCAAACAACTCATTGATGATTTAAAAGTAGGCGTCATTGCGATTGACAGCCAGGGCCGCATCGGCGCAGCCCATTCAACGGCTAAAATTGCGCTGAGTTGGGTTGATGAGCATGGGCAGATACAGGTCAGAGTGAAGCTGCCTCCTGTTGGCGAAGCGGGCTAA